From a single Shumkonia mesophila genomic region:
- a CDS encoding dienelactone hydrolase family protein, whose product MNQDIIRLYDEYTHAPLPRRVFLERLSVLAGSSAAAAALLPVLENNYAHAAMVAETDPRIEVEKVSWDATGQAINGYLAKPKSGTKLGAVIVIHENRGLNPHIQDVARRMAAEGFLALAPDMLSPVGGTPADEDAARDMIGKLDREKTVAGLVAAVPYMAKRPEAAGKVGCVGFCWGGAMANMMAVRSPELAAAVAYYGSQPTAADAAKIKARVMLHYAGLDERINAGIPAYEEALKKAGVNYQVFVYDGVNHAFNNDTNTARYDAAAAKLAWERTVGFLKQSLVA is encoded by the coding sequence ATGCGCCGCTGCCGCGCCGCGTCTTCCTCGAGCGGCTGTCGGTGCTGGCCGGCAGCAGCGCCGCCGCCGCCGCGCTGTTGCCCGTGCTGGAGAACAACTACGCCCACGCCGCCATGGTGGCCGAGACCGACCCGCGCATCGAGGTGGAAAAGGTCTCCTGGGACGCCACGGGTCAGGCCATCAACGGCTACCTGGCCAAACCGAAGAGCGGCACGAAGCTGGGGGCGGTCATCGTCATCCACGAGAACCGCGGCCTCAACCCGCACATCCAGGACGTCGCCCGGCGCATGGCCGCCGAGGGCTTCCTGGCGCTCGCCCCCGACATGCTGTCCCCGGTGGGCGGCACCCCCGCCGACGAGGATGCGGCGCGCGACATGATCGGCAAGCTCGACCGCGAGAAGACCGTCGCCGGCCTGGTCGCCGCTGTGCCTTACATGGCCAAGCGCCCCGAGGCGGCGGGCAAGGTCGGCTGCGTCGGCTTCTGCTGGGGCGGCGCCATGGCCAACATGATGGCCGTGCGCTCGCCGGAGCTGGCCGCCGCCGTCGCCTATTACGGCAGCCAGCCCACGGCCGCGGACGCGGCCAAGATCAAGGCCCGGGTGATGCTGCACTACGCCGGCCTGGACGAGCGCATCAACGCCGGCATCCCAGCCTACGAGGAGGCGCTGAAGAAGGCCGGTGTCAATTACCAGGTGTTCGTCTATGACGGCGTCAACCACGCCTTCAACAACGACACCAACACCGCCCGCTACGACGCCGCGGCGGCCAAGCTGGCCTGGGAAAGGACCGTCGGCTTCCTCAAGCAAAGCCTGGTGGCCTAG